ttttgttttttttggttttttgagacagggtttctctgtatagccctggctgtcctggaactcattttgaagaccaggctggcctcgaactcagaaatccgcctgcctctgcctcccattttgttcatgcatacaatgtgttttgatcatctCTATCCCTTTCAACACCTCCCTCATAATTTCCCCCTTTAAAGTAAATGGTGTTGAGTCCTTTGGGATGATGGGTGGAGAGGCCAGATTAATGCCAGTCTTGGTTGGACATCTGCTTATGGACTCCGGGAAGAAAAGTCCTTTCTGTAATGGCCAATTGCCTGCGGGAGCCACCCCCACCCTCTGATGGACGGGCTGCCCTTCTGGTGCAAGTGTCTGATGTGCAGTGGGTGAGTGGATAGCTAAGACAGTGTCAAGTGTCTGATGTGCAGTGGGTGAGTGGATAGCTAAGGCGATGGTAAGGGAGGAGGAATCAGAGGCAAGCCTTGCACGTCTCGTACGCTGCCCTTCCCTTGGCCAGGAAGCTGAATCTTCTAAGCAGGCAGCTGTCTGGTGTCCACTTCATCTGTTTCTATGCTGTTTGTTTCTGCTCAGCTGGACTGGATGTGTTAGGAGCCAGAGCACAGACTGTTGTGTCCCCCTGGTTATGCTCACTGCCTGCTCTCCCTAATACACAGAaaaccactaccaacaacaacaccaacacccacccaccctgcctcccCATACCATGCTTACCTCTGGGCCACTTCCAGGGATGAATTGCTTCCTGAACACCACACGTTTAGCATCTCTGTTCCTTTCACACATCTCTCAGTTTTCCTCATCTCCCTCGCTGCTTCTCAGCTTGGCAAATGGTCCACAGAGACAAGAAGGCACACGGTATTCGGGAGCCTCTCTGAGCAGGGTTTTGCTTTCTCTGCAGTGACAGCCCTGCTGAGCCCCACAGCACCCACAGCGCTCGCTGTCAGACACGCATCCAAGAAGACAGGTGGCAGCTCTAAGAACCTTGGTGGGAAATCACGAGGCAAACACTATGGCATCAAGAAAATGGAAGGTGAGGGTGTGCCTTCATTACTGTTTTCCAGCCACAGCCCACAGTGCCCTTTCTTAGAAGAGCAGAAATGCTACTCAGGGGCCTCACTCTCTGCAGTGTCTCTCTGCAGTTCACTGTGGCACTCATCTCCACATGGGAGGAGCGGGGACCCAGGGAGTTGCAGTTTCTTAGCCATGCAGTCAAAAAAGAGTCTGCTGGGTCAGGCGCTGTTTATGTAGGGCCATCTTGGAGGTCTATCCAGGAGCAGGTTTGGGGGTTGGTGGGGACCCTTGGGCTGCCATGACTTGTCAGCATTTTGCTGGGCTTCTGTGAACACTGGCACAGAGTCGGCTCACTGTGGACTTCTCTTTCAGGTCACTATGTTCACGCTGGCAACATCCTTGGCACTCAGCGTCAGTTTAGATGGCACCCGGGCGCCCATGTGAGTtgctctctgccccctccccttttcttatCTTTCCTAGGGCAACCTTTTCATGCACATGTCTTGTGTCCTCAGCCTGTCCCTATGAGGTAGATGTCATCTCTGTTTTATGGTTGAAATGCCGGAGGCTCAGAGAGTAGTGGAGCCCTAGTTAAAGCCCAGGTTGCCTACCATCAGATCATAGCATGCCCGGGgtctcatttttctcttccatagAAATGAAAGACAGTTAAATAAAATGATGTATGAGCTCTTGCAGCTGcctgaagacctagaaataataTGGTTTAAATACAGTTATCTTCTGAAAGTGCTGTATTCTTACAGATACAtgtgtcttttggttttttttttttaaatcaatttataaTTTTAGTAGACATTTCCTCTTTTATGACtccaaaggaagaaatatttttattcagcCAGAATCAGATTCAATGAATACTTTTCCTTCCCTTAAAAACATCaaatgtgccgggcgtggtggcgcacgcctttaatcccagcactcgggaggcagaggcaggcggatttctgagttcgaggccagcctggtctacaaNNNNNNNNNNNNNNNNNNNNNNNNNNNNNNNNNNNNNNNNNNNNNNNNNNNNNNNNNNNNNNNNNNNNNNNNNNNNNNNNNNNNNNNNNNNNNNNNNNNNNNNNNNNNNNNNNNNNNNNNNNNNNNNNNNNNNNNNNNNNNNNNNNNNNNNNNNNNNNNNNNNNNNNNNNNNNNNNNNNNNNNNNNNNNNNNNNNNNNNNNNNNNNNNNNNNNNNNNNNNNNNNNNNNNNNNNNNNNNNNNNNNNNNNNNNNNNNNNNNNNNNNNNNNNNNNNNNNNNNNNNNNNNNNNNNNNNNNNNNNNNNNNNNNNNNNNNNNNNNNNNNNNNNNNNNNNNNNNNNNNNNNNNNNNNNNNNNNNNNNNNNNNNNNNNNNNNNNNNNNNNNNNNNNNNNNNNNNNNNNNNNNNNNNNNNNNNNNNNNNNNNNNNNNNNNNNNNNNNNNNNNNNNNNNNNNNNNNNNNNNNNNNNNNNNNNNNNNNNNNNNNNNNNNNNNNNNNNNNNNNNNNNNNNNNNNNNNNNNNNNNNNNNNNNNNNNNNNNNNNNNNNNNNNNNNNNNNNNNNNNNNNNNNNNNNNNNNNNNNNNNNNNNNNNNNNNNNNNNNNNNNNNNNNNNNNNNNNNNNNNNNNNNNNNNNNNNNNNNNNNNNNNNNNNNNNNNNNNNNNNNNNNNNNNNNNNNNNNNNNNNNNNNNNNNNNNNNNNNNNNNNNNNNNNNNNNNNNNNNNNNNNNNNNNNNNNNNNNNNNNNNNNNNNNNNNNNNNNNNNNNNNNNNNNNNNNNNNNNNNNNNNNNNNNNNNNNNNNNNNNNNNNNNNNNNNNNNNNNNNNNNNNNNNNNNNNNNNNNNNNNNNNNNNNNNNNNNNNNNNNNNNNNNNNNNNNNNNNNNNNNNNNNNNNNgcaaccacatggtggctcacaaccatccgtaatgagatctggcgccctcttctggagtgtctgaggacagctacagtgtacttacatataataaaattagaattaaaaaaaaaaaaaaaaaaaaaaagaacttcatgaTCCTTAAGATGACCTTATGAAGTAGCGAGTTTATTCCCAATCTGTAGACACAAGAAAGTAACTCACCTAAATCACAGGGTGTTTAGCAGTGGAAAGAGTTTCATTTTGTTCCTCTTGCTGGCCTTGAATGCTTCATCCTCCTACCACAGCCACCTGAATGCTGGGAGCACAgcagtgtgccaccactgctggctttAGACTCATGCTTTTAATCAGAGAGACACCAAACAGTATGGGACTGGTTGTGTAAGATTGCCACatatcgtttgtttgtttgtttgtttgtttttgagacaaggtcttgctatgtacctctggctggcctggaactttccatgTATCCCAAGCTGGTCTTAACATTGTAGCGATCCCCTTTCTGAGTTTGGCAAacattgcaggcatgtgccatcatgcatAATATTTAGAATGTAATAATATTTAGAATAACTTTAGAATATAGCATTGAAATGCATagatttctccttttttatttttcctttaaaaaagagtGTTGCATTGTTCAGACCACTGGAGTGgtaggcatttgtgagctgctgtgtgggtgctggaaacccgATTtgaatcctctagaagagcagcaagttttTGTAGCCATTGACTCATCTCTCAAGGCCCTCAAGTCTTGCCATACGTCTAATTTcaagttgtaaaagaaaaaaagaggataaGCAATTCTAAAATCTCTATTAAATATACTGCTTATTAAAATACTTAACTATATTATCATCAAGAAATAGGGCAGGAAATATATTTGTCTAATGCACAGAGAAATGAGTCCTCTGTGTAAGCTGTGAATCAGGACTTAACTGTGAGTAGGCCCTGTGTGTCAGCGTCCTGGACATCATGATTGTTTTACTGCTAGTACCCATACACTCTTGATCTGTATTTTCTATAGAATTTAAACTTTGTAAGTGTAAGCAAAGCCGGCTGTTGGGAACAGCAATCTGTCAGGAGCAGCGCTCTGTGGCACCTTTGTGGGAGCCTGGCTTAGGGATCTGTCCACTGTAGCTTCTGAGCAGCTGTGTTGCTGTTACTGCTGTTAGCAGTTTTCTTCTTGTTaggattgttttcttctccctgctctctcagGGAGTTGGTGAGGGAAGTGCCAAGCAGTGGAGAAGAGATACCATAGCAGGGCCTCTCGGAGCCCGCCCTTCTGCCCCAGGCTCTACTCTGAAGGAGAAGTCTGACATAAGGACAGACCACTTGTCTTCTTCCAGCTGACGGGGTCTGTGTGTTGCAGGTGGGCCTTGGGAGGAACAAGTGCCTGTATGCCCTGGAGGAGGGGATAGTCCGCTACACGAAAGACGTCTACGTGCCCAATCCCAAAAACTCGGAGGCTGTGGATCTGGTCACTAGTCTGCCCAAGGGTGCTGTGCTCTACAAGACTTTTGTCCACGTGGTTCCTGCCAAACCTGAGGGAACCTTCAAACTAGTGGACATGCTTTGAAGTCCTGTTGAGACCATTGCCTGGAGCCCAGGTCACAGGAACAAGTGATGATGGAAGTCAAGGGTCCGGGTGAGAACAAAATCTCCACAGAAGaagctggaatgatggctcagcggttaagagcaccgactgctcttccagaggtcctgagttcaattcccaacaaccatatggtggctcacaaccatctataattggatgccctcttgtgtgtctgaagacagcaacagtgtatgcgtatacacaaaataaataaatatttttaaaaagagagatggaaagggaCAGGACAGGTGGCTGCTTCCTGAGGGTAGGCAAGCCACCGTGGGGTAGAAGTGCAGCAGTGTCCTTGAGGGCTCATAGCTTGGTGGCAGTTGAAGGAATTAGAAGGCAAAGGTTTTagccctctccccatccccatgtACACATGCCCTTCACACTGCTCTTCAGGGTCACCCATTGCCAGTCCCTCGTAGGCTTTCCTGGCCTGGGGTCTGTCCACAGAGCAAAGGGGGACTTTCAGGTACCTAAGGGCTTTGTAGCCTTTTCCTTGTCCTGCCCAAGGGCACTAACAGACACCGTATAAGAGTTATATGGGGAAAGCTGAGTTCTGCAGGGCACCCAAGGCTTAGAGGGCCCCACACTCTACACAGCACTACACAGTCAGCTGGGGAAATCTGCCCCAGTGGTTTTGTCCAACAGTTGGGCACACAAACATACTGCCACAGGGTTTACTGGTGGGTCCTGGGCAGCCTCATACAGGCTACCTCTCTGGGGACACCATTATGACCAAGAAAAGCAGAGCAAGGAAGTCTTGCACCACTGCTACCCAGCTTCCTTTGCTCTTACTGATGGGTCTGTGGCTCAAGGTACCTTGCTCTTGCTTCTACAAGCTTCTGACATCTTTCCCTCCACTGCCTTCTAGCCACATCAGACCCCTTGCCTGGCTGCAGGATGCTAGCACATACTTCATCCCCCACTTAGAGACAGCAGTGCAAGGATCCTTGTTTACATGCCTGCTCCTTTCCCTGGATGAACCTGTGTAGGTGGcccatggagacagagaggagctCGGCCTTAGGATCCAATGCAAGCCTGGGATACGGGCTTAGCCTCTAGGGGCGCAGAGTCCTAACACTTCACCCCAGTACCCATCTGCTCACTCCTGTTTCTTCTAACAGCCCTCAGCATGTCTGGGAAGCACTTAGGTGAGGAAGAGAGTGTTCCTTTCTGGCCATTGGCTCCATCTGCTCCCCGCAGCTCTGATGGCCTTTGGAAGGTCAGTCTGAACAGCATTTTCTGTCCTCACCCTCCATCCTCTGTCTGGTGCTCAGAGTTGGGAGTTGAGAGTCTAGGGCTGCAGCTCAACTTTATTTTGCTTCCTACATATCTGCTGTGTGAtgccctgtccctgtccctcaggAGAGGCCTAGCAGTGCTGGAGTTGCCCCCTCCAGTCCATAGAAACCTGCTCTGGCTTtcctccctggggctggagagctaggAAGAGACCTTTGTCTTCAGGGAGGGTTCTCCAGCAGTTTGTTTACCAATGTAAGGGAGGGGCCTGGCCAGGATGCTGCAAACATTTCCTACCGCAGCTCTGAGCTAGAGGGAACCCGGGCTCAGCAGATCTCAAAGGCCCCTTCCCTAAGGAACAGTTGCTTCTGTTAGGCCAGAAGATAGGGCCCTTTGGTCAGCACCTATGAACAAAAAACCAAGAGCAGCTGTAGCCCCAATGCTTGGGAGCCAGAGACAGAAGGCTCCCTGAGATTTTCAGGCTGGTCAGCCAGCTAAAAAACTCCAAGTTGTAGGTTCAATAAGAGATCTGGTCTCAAAGGATAAGGTAGAAACTGATAGAGTGGGATCCTgacattgtcctctggcctctgcatgtgtgcacattggTGTGTGCACTCCCCCAGCACATACATTAAGTatgtacattaaaaaacaaaacccagtactCAGAACTACTGTGCCGTGGGCTGCTTAAGTGGTCCTGGGTGTGGCCGCTACGATGTAGTCTCCGATGCAGTCTACCATGGTTTACTGCCTGTAGCTCATCTGCTGAATCCAGCTGGTAATTTTCTGTACCTGACATAAGAGTTGATATtggtaaattaaaacaaagtgccagtggtggcacacgcctttaatcccagcacttgggggggggggggcagaggcagacagagctcttaagttcgaggtcaacctggtctagaacagagcaagttccaggacagacaagcctacacagagaaactgtctcaaacaaaacaaaacaaaaacaaaaaacccaccaccaccaaaaaacctaccagaacaaataaataagacggggcggggcagggggggggACCACCCACCTTAACCACCTGGAGAGCTAGCATCAAATAATCATTAAAGTGGTTGACAGAGTAAGCAAGCATCTCCTCTGGACAAAACAGCATGTTGTGTGTTCCTTCCAGTAGCACTTCCTGACTGGCCAGCCTCGCCCTGTGAGAACTGCAGAGTGCAGTTACAGAATGGCCCTGGAGGCCTCCACCCCTTCCGAAGAGCACCCAACATCAGGGGCTCTGACCCTAGGGCTCATTTTCCAGCTCTCAGTCGGGACTTGCTACCTGAAGACTGGCAGTCCCAACCTGCAAGGCTGCAAACCACCCACCCTAGTGCTGTTTGTTAGTGGTCAGGAGCGCCCTCCCGGCAACTGGGAGATCGCTACACCTCCGGCAGCCATCAGCTAACAACGTACTGTACTCCCTGAGCTAAACTGAGCCTTGCCCAGTGTGGCAGCTGATGACATGATCTTAGAGGTCCAGAAACCTCCATCCCTACTCCCACATTATGTGAGGCATGAAGAACTAATACTGAGCCCTTCCTTACAACAGGAGGAGAATCAGATGGAAAGGCAGAGAGCTTGTGAAAGGTAAGGCAGCGAGGAACTTAGGCACCATTCACTCGGGTCCTAGGGCCATAAagggaagcctacagaactaacCAGTAGGCCATAACCACAACAGCCTCTCCTGAGCAGGCTACAAAGGCAAGACTTAGGTAGCGAGAAAGATGTATGTAGCTTTGGGGATGGGCCTCCGTGATGCCGAAGGCCCCTAAGCTATCATTTACTGCAGTCTGGCCCAGTGGCAGCAGTGGAGGGCCAGGTGGGGCTTTTTAGAACCACGGCTAATGCTGGCCTGCTGAGTAGCAACGAGGTTTCTAAGCCTCCCAGGCCCCATTTTCCCTGCAGAAAGAAGCCTCCACTGCAAAGCTGTCTGGCTTCTGGTTGGATTTTTCAACAGTTCCTGCTACAGGGACTGTTACTATTTCAAGCCTATCAGAACTTCTAGAAATCCAGGGGTCAGCCACCGCTCCCTCACATACAGTAGAAAACACGAGCCCTCAGTTTGCCACCTAgtttatcaacttgatacaagccgGGATCATCTGGgaagtcaagaaaatgcctccattaacGACTGTTGTGGGAGGGTCCCACAACATGAGCCCGGGGAGCAAGCCAAAAAGCATTAGCTATGGCCTGTGTTTAGTGCctcccaggtccctgccctggcttctccttATGATGGGCAAAGCAAGCCCTTTTGTGCACGtgcctttggtcatggtctttgtCACAGCAGCCGAAAGCAAACAAGGACATTGAGCTtggagagatagagatatatttCCTCTGTTGCATATTTCAGACCTCGCACTGAGCTTCAGGCACAAGGCGACTCTTGTGAGCGCTCTGACAGACAGCCTCCCTGTGCTGCCAGTGGGCTCCCTCCTCCAGTGGGGAAACTTCATGGATCTCAGTAGGCCCTGATGGCGTGCATTTCCTAAGGAAGCCCAAGAGCCGGCCCCAGCACTGCTCTAGGGCTCCCTGGCTCCCAGAGGAGAGACCTGCTCACTAAAGTCCAGCTCCACGGTAGCCCCCACAGATCACCTGTCCTCCGGGCCTCAGAGCCTCAGAGACACCTGGGCCTCTTAAGAGCCTCAGCAGTGCGCAGTTCAGGCGCAGGCTGGGGATGGAGGCTCTGGAGAGGGAGGCAGCCCATGCCTCCCCAGAGCAGAAACCGATATGCTCTGTGGTGCTCCCCATGGCCATGGCCCATATCCTGGGGCTGCTCTGAGCCCTATTGCACATCGTCCTCCCTCTGCcactcattttaattattaaaaaagtataaactagcgaggagcagaggaagagccTCCTCATGGCTCCAGTGGACCGCTGGTCTCTTGCAGGGCCGTTAGCAGTAGAGAGTACTGCACCCACCTTCCCTGCCCTCAGTGTAGGTTCCTGTTGGCTCAAATGGGCAAACTGCCTGGGCCTCTGGTTCTTGTCTGTGGGAGAGATGTCCCTCCGTTGTCTGTAAGGTGCAATTCCCCGGCTCCTCCGGGTTGTGCTGGCTGGGATCCTGCTACCTGAGTCGCCCGTCAGCTTTGACAGGCCCCAGCTCTGACTTGGGGTCAGGAGACAGAGAGCTCCAGCTGGTCAGTCTGCAGAGCTCCAGGGAGGGACAAGCAGAAGGTCCTATGGCACACAATCCTGCGACAGACCAGAAATTGCTCAGTTCCCCATCTGTCCAGGCCTCAAGTGCAGAACCCGTGAGCTCTGTGTGCCTCCGGGCAGcctcctccagggcctctgcctGAGGCAGATTCAGGATGCCACTTAGGCCCTGGAAACTCTGCTCCATGTATTCGTTGTGGGGTGGTCCCGCATGCAGCCAGCTGGCATCATCTGGAGGTACAGAACAAGCAGTTAAGCAGGTCCCGCAGTCCCTTGGCTCTCATTTTACAGAGTGGACTATGGCTAATCcgagggattttcttttcttttctttttttttttttNNNNNNNNNNNNNNNNNNNNNNNNNNNNNNNNNNNgccctggctgtcctggaactcactttgtagaccaggctggcctcgaactcagaaatccacctgcctctgcctcccgagtgctgggattaaaggcgtgtaccaccactcctggctgccAAGGGATTTTCTATGTCTGTACAATCACCAGCTGTTATAAAGCCCAAGTGGTAGCTGGCATAGTGACTCACAGCTGTAGCTCTAACAAACGGGAGACAATGGCAAGAGGAGttctgagagttcaaagccagaatgggctatacagtgagttccaggtggctagcctgggctccatggTAAGACAGAGTCTCAGTAAATAAGTAAGCAAAATTAGAAAGTGTAATTCCGAAATTCCCAACTTtacgggtttttttgttttggttttggttttgtttttctaaaaagctGAGGTCAGAACCTAGGCTAAATCCCCAGGCCCCCAACCTTAGAATCATGGCAAACAAGGTACTTTAGAAAGTAAGGTACCCTCTGGCTGTGCCACCCACATCCCTTGACCTCTTGGCAGCTCCCAGATCTCTTGGCAGCCTTTTCTCTAGATTAGGCTGGCCAGCTCCACTCTATCCCTGCAGAAATGTGCCAACTTTGTCCCTTGGCTTAGAGTATGCTCTACCTTTGCCCTCTGTAGTCTAGCCCCAGGCCTGCCTGCAAAGCTGACTGCTTAAACTGCTGTTTCTGTCACCCGATGAGGAAGTGGCTTGCCCACCCTGCATCTGCCTAGCTCCTCATCCTTACCTCTTTGGGTTATTCTTGGTCTTCCCTATCTTCTTCCCCTACCATGATAGGGTGAATGAGGAAAGGGGTCAGCCATCCAAGGGACACCTCATCGCCACTCTTTGCCAGCACTTATCCCAGTGAGGTAACCCCTGTAGGAGTCTGCCCATGGCCAGCTGGTCCCCTTAACCTCAGCCAATCACCAGAGGGCCATGTGAATCTAGCCATCTCAAGCTACATGGGACCTGAGGGTCTCAAGGCTCCAGTTTGCTCTGTTGCACTGAGAGGAGACAGGACAGGATATGAGACAAGATGCCTTATAAGGGTACAGCATCCCTGGTCACCAGTGAAACCTGAGGCCTTTTCCGGTTTTGCTGATTTGAGCTTGAGTGACTTTTGTCCCGGTCACCCAGGGGTCTCCCATAGTTATGCTGTCCTGACCTGATGAGTGCAAAGGCTGAGTTATAAGGGCAGAGCCACATTTCAAACTAGTCTGCCTCACTCCcaggcttcccttcccccacgcAGCCCTGGGGTCAGCACCCTGACAGCCCTGCCCTAGCCAGGTCCTGGGCATCATTTGGGCACCACTTCCTTACCTTTCCTGAGAGGTAGTTTGCGGTTGAACGTCAACGGCAGCACGAGGAAGCGGGTCTCACCCAGGGGTTCCCAGAACTGAAGCAAGCGGACAGTCCAGGCTCCTGGCCGCAGTGGCAGGCTCAGTGGGGGCTTGTACTGTGTGACTTCGGTATCCGCATCTACCGTGATGTCATATGATGTGGCCACAACATAGGTGGGGTCAATCCAGACCACAGTGGCTGTGAGGTTGGGGCCCCGGGCCCAGCGCTGCATGGCTACGGGCTCATCCAGTGGTCCCATCAGGCCCCCAAAGTTCCGGAAGAGACGCTCTTTGGGGTCCCACTCAGTACCAACCTGTAGGGAGGGAGGCAGCTGGGCAGATGCCTGGGAGAAGTTCTTCTATCTGCTCTGATGCCGCCTCATGGTGTAACCTCAGGTCAGTCACTGCTTCTTtcagggcctcagtttccctatcttcAAATTGAAGGGGTAGGTCTAGAACTGAAACATCTCTCTCAGCTCTGAGGTTTATTCCAGGCTGCCACCTGAACTGTTCTGTAACGGTGGGGCCCACAAAGGCAGACCACCCCCCAC
Above is a genomic segment from Mus caroli chromosome 11, CAROLI_EIJ_v1.1, whole genome shotgun sequence containing:
- the Mrpl27 gene encoding 39S ribosomal protein L27, mitochondrial; amino-acid sequence: MAAAALTLRTRAAVTALLSPTAPTALAVRHASKKTGGSSKNLGGKSRGKHYGIKKMEGHYVHAGNILGTQRQFRWHPGAHVGLGRNKCLYALEEGIVRYTKDVYVPNPKNSEAVDLVTSLPKGAVLYKTFVHVVPAKPEGTFKLVDML